One Papaver somniferum cultivar HN1 chromosome 10, ASM357369v1, whole genome shotgun sequence genomic window carries:
- the LOC113315142 gene encoding uncharacterized exonuclease domain-containing protein At3g15140-like, whose amino-acid sequence MAFLARFPLSSFCIVSSKSLVIPLNPLTPIRRVVRTFSVSASSSVPPTITDKAEDNSPSSSVTLKSTSTEITPLVTATTTAVSKRWKPICLYYTQEKCTMMDDPLHLEKFTHDLSSGLQVNVADLENVRAQNLDYLLVLDLEGKVEILEFPVIIIDTKTLEFVDFFHRFVRPTKMSEKRVEEYIEGKYGKIGVDRVWHDTAITFEEVIQQFEIWMTNHHLWEPEHGGALHRAAFVTCGNWDLKTKVPQQCKDSSMKLPPYFMEWINLKDIYLNFYKRRATGMVTMMKELNMPLVGKHHLGIDDTKNIARVLQRILVDGALMQITARRSSSSLEKVEFLFKNRIV is encoded by the exons ATGGCGTTCTTAGCTAGATTTCCTTTATCAAGCTTCTGTATTGTATCATCCAAGTCATTAGTGATTCCTTTAAACCCTCTTACTCCAATCCGAAGGGTAGTTCGTACTTTTTCTGTTTCCGCTTCTTCTTCTGTTCCTCCTACTATAACTGATAAAGCGGAGGATAATTCTCCATCTTCATCAGTAACATTGAAGTCTACATCTACTGAGATTACTCCCTTagtaacagcaacaacaacagcagtgTCCAAAAGATGGAAACCGATTTGTCTGTATTACACACAAGAAAAATGCACCATG ATGGACGATCCTTTGCATCTTGAGAAGTTCACTCATGATTTATCCTCTGGTCTTCAAGTAAATGTTGCTGATCTTGAAAATGTGCGTGCTCAAAATCTAGATTATCTTTTGGTGCTCGACTTGGAAGGGAAAGTTGAGATTCTTGAATTTCCTGTTATaataattgatacaaaaaccttgGAGTTTGTAGATTTTTTCCACAG GTTTGTGAGGCCTACCAAAATGAGCGAGAAGAGAGTGGAGGAATATATTgaaggaaaatatggaaaaattggAGTTGATCG TGTCTGGCACGATACAGCAATCACATTTGAAGAAGTAAttcaacaatttgaaatttggatgACCAATCATCATTTGTGGGAGCCGGAACATGGAGGAGCTCTACATCGAGCTGCATTTGTTACTTG TGGAAATTGGGATTTGAAGACAAAGGTCCCTCAGCAGTGCAAAGATTCAAGTATGAAGTTACCCCCGTACTTCATGGAGTGGATTAATTTGAAAGACATATATCTCAACTTTTACAAGAGAAGG GCCACAGGAATGGTAACTATGATGAAAGAACTCAACATGCCATTGGTTGGAAAACACCATCTTGGAATTGATGACACCAAGAACATTGCAAGAGTTTTGCAACGCATTCTTGTAGATGGTGCCCTGATGCAGATTACTGCAAGGAGAAGTTCCAGTTCTCTTGAGAAGGTGGAGTTCCTTTTCAAGAATCGGATCGTTTGA
- the LOC113317691 gene encoding UDP-glycosyltransferase 79B9-like — protein MSTNDNSSSMDKSTFHAAMHPWFAMGHLTPFLHLSNKLAEKGNKVSFFSPRKTITKLQPSNLYPNLITFYPLDVPHVDGLPHGAETMSDVHISISHLLIAAYYLLKDHVQSLLTDLKPNVVFYDFAEWIPSFTTPLGIKSIHHTVVSAASTAYLLVPSRQLDSASIARLSPNGEDKTNTEIKLMGPPPGFPLNSPVMLHRHEVKTITSFATRKNEVTGLSFYEQVTNSLKACDYISIRTCREIEGPYCDYIETQYGKPVLLTGPALPEKLTKPLEEKWANWLGMFSPGSVLYCAFGSEWVLRKDQFQELLLGFELTEMPFFVALKPPVGCTTVEEALPDGFEERVRQRGVVHGGWVQQPQILAHPSVGCFVTHCGFGSMWEALMSHCQIVLMPHLGDQFMNTRILAGDLKVALEVERREEDGWFTKETFSRLVKGVMDETNPIGIEIRENHNKLRETLSNTALENSYTDNYISKIHDLVK, from the coding sequence ATGAGTACCAACGACAACAGCAGCAGCATGGACAAATCAACATTTCACGCAGCTATGCATCCATGGTTTGCTATGGGTCACCTAACTCCGTTTCTTCATCTCTCTAACAAATTAGCAGAGAAAGGTAACAAAGTTTCTTTCTTTTCTCCAAGAAAAACAATCACCAAATTGCAACCATCTAACTTGTATCCTAATCTCATAACCTTCTACCCTCTTGATGTTCCCCACGTCGATGGCCTTCCTCATGGCGCCGAGACCATGTCTGACGTTCACATCTCTATCTCTCACCTCCTAATCGCAGCTTATTATCTTCTGAAAGACCACGTTCAGTCCCTTCTTACTGATCTCAAGCCTAACGTCGTGTTTTATGATTTTGCGGAATGGATACCTTCATTTACAACTCCTCTTGGCATCAAATCCATTCACCATACCGTTGTTAGCGCAGCTTCAACCGCATACCTGCTGGTGCCTTCGCGTCAGCTTGACTCAGCCAGCATTGCGCGTTTGTCTCCCAACGGGGAAGACAAAACTAATACTGAAATCAAATTAATGGGTCCTCCTCCTGGTTTTCCACTTAATTCTCCTGTGATGCTTCATCGACACGAGGTTAAAACCATTACATCGTTCGCCACACGTAAGAACGAAGTCACAGGTTTGTCTTTCTACGAGCAAGTGACGAATTCACTGAAAGCATGTGATTACATTTCTATCAGAACGTGTAGAGAGATCGAGGGTCCTTACTGTGACTACATTGAGACTCAGTACGGGAAGCCAGTGCTGTTGACAGGTCCTGCACTGCCCGAGAAACTCACCAAACCTCTAGAAGAAAAATGGGCTAATTGGCTTGGTATGTTTAGTCCAGGATCGGTTCTTTACTGTGCATTTGGAAGTGAATGGGTGCTAAGAAAAGACCAGTTCCAAGAATTGCTTCTTGGTTTTGAACTCACGGAAATGCCTTTTTTCGTAGCATTGAAACCACCGGTCGGTTGTACCACGGTAGAAGAGGCATTACCAGATGGGTTCGAGGAAAGAGTTCGACAAAGAGGTGTGGTTCATGGAGGATGGGTTCAGCAACCACAAATACTGGCGCATCCTTCCGTTGGATGTTTTGTAACACATTGTGGTTTTGGGTCAATGTGGGAAGCCCTCATGAGCCATTGTCAGATTGTACTGATGCCACATTTAGGAGATCAGTTTATGAACACAAGAATATTAGCCGGGGATTTGAAGGTAGCACTGGAAGtggaaaggagagaagaagatgGTTGGTTTACTAAAGAGACTTTTAGTAGGTTAGTGAAAGGGGTAATGGATGAAACAAATCCAATCGGGATCGAGATTAGAGAAAATCACAACAAATTGCGAGAGACGCTGTCAAATACAGCTCTTGAAAATTCCTATACTGATAATTACATCAGTAAGATACATGATTTGGTGAAATGA